The segment TCGCTGCCCGTCTCAGCCAGGATGCCCACGGTGAGTGCCCGGCCTCgtgcccccggccccagcccacgCCATGCCCGGGGACGGGGGTGCGGGACCCGGCGGCGccgtccccccgcccccagctccggGGTCCCCTCGCTCCCGTCCTGACTCGGTTCTCTctcgccccccgccccgggtttGCGCCCGTCCCCCTGCCCGCGCGTCTCCCGGCGTCCCGCCCTGGCCAGAGGCGCTGGGCCCCCGGCACGCAGTGCATCACCAAGTGCGAGCACTCGCGGCCCAAGCCGGGGGAGCTGGCCTTCCGCAAGGGCGACGTGGTCACCATCCTGGAGGCCTGCGAGGTAAGCGCGTgcgcggcggcgggggcgcgccGCCCGGACCCCGCCCAcgcccgcctcccgcctcccgcacAGAGCAAGAGCTGGTACCGCGCCAAGCACCACGCCAGCGGCCAggaggggctgctggcggccggcgcgctgcgcgaGCGCGAGGCCCTGTCCGCCGACCCCAGGCTCAGCCTCATGCCGtgagtggggcggggcgggggcggggcgagcccggccggccccgccccgcccgctcTGACCCCGCCCCGCCGCAGGTGGTTCCACGGGAAGATCTCGGGGCCCGAGGCCGTGCGGCAGCTGCAGCCGCCCGAGGACGGGCTGTTCCTGGTGCGCGAGTCGGCGCGGCACCCCGGGGACTACGTGCTGTGCGTGAGCTTCGGCCGTGACGTCATCCACTACCGCGTGCTGCACCGCGACGGCCGCCTCACCATCGACGAGAGCGCGTGCTTCTGCAACCTCATGGACATGGTGGAGGTGcgcgccgggccccgcccccgggccaggccccgcccacccagcAAGGCTCCTCCCCCGCGCGCCTTGCCCCGGACAGGCCCCGCCCCTACAGGCTCCGCCTCCCCGGCCAGGAGTCCTCCCCCGAAGGCCCCGCCCACGTCCCGCCTCCCCACACGCCCCGGTCCCGCCTCCCGCCCCAGCCGGGCTCCGCCCCGCCTCCTCTCCCCGTTCCCATGGAAACCGGCCACCTCGCAGCCCGGGCGCCCCGACCGCGCCCGCTCACGGCCGCGCGCCCCGCAGCACTACAGCCGGACCAAGGGCGCCATCTGCACGAAGCTCGGGAAACCCCGCCGGAAGCAGGGCACGAGGTCGGCCGAGGAGGAGCTGGCCAAGGGTAGGCCCGCGCGCCCCggccttcccccccccccagcctcggGGTCCCCTCCCAGCGCGGCTCCCTCGGGGACCCCCCAAGTCCTCGCTCCCTGGAGGTCGCCTTAGCGCGCACCctccctggcccggcccagcctcggGGTCCCCTCCCAGCGCGGCTCCCTCGGGGACCCCCAAGTCCTCGCTCCCTGGAGGTCGCCTTAGCGCGCACCctccctggcccggcccagcctcggGGTCCCCTCCCAGCGCGGCTCCCTCGGGGACCCCCAAGTCCTCGCTCCCTGGAGGTCGCCTTAGCGCGCACCctccctggcccggcccagcctcggGGTCCCCTCCCAGCGCGGCTCCCTCGGGGACCCCCAAGTCCTCGCTCCCTGGAGGCCGCCTTAGCGCGCACCCGCCGCGGCCCGGCCCCCTCGCCAGCCCCGCCCGCGCGCTGCCCTCGGCGCCGCCGGGCGTTCGGTTCCCCTTCCCGGGAGTGCTCCTCCGTACACAACGGGCAGCCGCCTGCGAGCCCCGTTCCCGCTGCTGTGCTGGGCACCGGGAGTGGGGGTCTCTCCCCTCGGTCCTCTGGGGCCGGCGCGCGGCCTGGGGTCCTCCCTCGGTCTCTggccgggcggggaggggcctggggcggcCCGCGACCCCCTGACGGGGCTCTGCCCACAGCCGGCTGGTTGCTGAACCTGCAGCACCTGACGCTGGGGGCGCAGATCGGAGAGGGGGAGTTCGGAGGTGAGGGGGTGCGGGGGGCGGGAGCCGGGGGGGGCGGCTGCGCGCTTCTCTGTCACTTGATAGGCGGAGATGGACGCTCCCGTCCGCCGCGTCGCCCCCAAGTGGCTGGAGCCGGGGCGGGGGCTCCGTCCGGGgctccccgtgggtgcaggggctcaggtgccTCAGCGGGGAGCCGGCCGGGGCGCAGGGGCTGGGGGGGACCGGGCGCGTGCGGCTGACCCCGCCCGCCCCCAGCCGTCCTGCAGGGCGAGTACCTGGGGCAGAAGGTGGCCGTGAAGAACATCAGGTGTGACGTCACGGCCCAGGCCTTCCTGGAGGAGACGGCGGTGATGACGTGagtggcggggcgggggcggcgcccggggcggggggcgggcccgGCGCCCTCACCCCGCCGCCCCCCCCAGGAAGATGAGACACCGGAACCTGGTGCGGCTCCTGGGCGTGATCCTGCACCAGGGGCTGTACCTCGTCATGGAGCACCTGAGCAAGgtgggcggggcccgggcggggggcggggccgcgccggGCCGCCCGctgacgcccccccccccacgcagGGCAACCTGGTGAACTTCCTGCGCACGCGCGGCCGCGCGCTCGTCAGCACGGCGCAGCTGCTGCAGTTCTCCCTGTGAGtggggcgggccgggccgggccgggcagggccgggccgggcagggcagcctggggggCGCGCGCCGCCTGACACCCGCGTGCCCCCGCAGCCACGTGGCCGAGGGCATGGAGTACCTGGAGGCCaagcggctggtgcaccgcgacCTGGCCGCGCGCAACGTGCTCGTGTCCGAGGACCTGGTGGCCAAGGTCAGCGACTTCGGCCTGGCCAAGGCCGAGAGGAAGGGGCTGGACTCGAGCCGGCTGCCGGTCAAGTGGACGGCGCCCGAGGCGCTCAGGCAGGGGGTGAGCCTCCCGCCGGGCCTGGGGTTTGGGGACCCCCGCTGCACACctgcggcggggggcggggctcagagGAAGGGAGACCCCGACCCCGCCTCACCCGGGCCCCCCCGCAGAGGTTCACCAGCAAGTCGGACGTGTGGAGCTTCGGGGTGCTGCTTTGGGAGGTGTTCTCGTACGGACGAGCTCCGTACCCCAAGATGGTGAGCGGGctcgcgggcggggcgggggcgccgcTGGCCCGGCCCCCGCCCACACCGGCCTGTTCCCGCCCGCAGTCGCTGAAGGAGGTGTCGGAGGCCGTGGAGAAGGGGTACCGCATGGAGCCCCCCGAAGGCTGCCCGGGGCCCGTGCACGCGCTCATGGGCAGCTGCTGGGAGGCGGAGCCCGCGCGCCGGCCTCCCTTCCGCAAGCTGGTGGAGAAGCTGGCGCGCGAGCTgcgggccgcccccgcccccgcccccgccgccggcgGGCAGGACCCCGGCCCCTCCGGCGCCCCGCGCAGCCAGGAGCCGTGACCTTTGCCCCCCGAGGACACAGGGCGGGGGGCGCGGAGTGGGCTGCGGGCCAGGCGCGGGCGCGGCAGCCCCCGGACACCCCAGGCTGTGACGCCGATAAACACCGACTGCGAGGACCCAGGGCGTGTGCGTCTCTTGGGGGCCGCCGCCCCCTGTGCCCGGCCACCCCCGGCCTGCTTTGCAGCCaggcctcccaccctcccccaaccctgggCGGCCATCAGTGGGCTGCGCCCCCAGCCACCGCCTGCCGGGCCTCGAGGTCCCAGCCGCCCCGGTCCCCGCCCCTCAGCCAGGAGGGACCCCCAGGAGCCCTGGTCCTGTCCGCGAGGTGGCCGCGGGGCACAAGGACCCCGCCGTGGGACCCTGGGACGGGATCCCCGCTGGGGGTCTTGGGAGAGCAGCCGCCCCGAGTCTAAGGCtccccgccccacgcccgggACG is part of the Oryctolagus cuniculus chromosome 16, mOryCun1.1, whole genome shotgun sequence genome and harbors:
- the MATK gene encoding megakaryocyte-associated tyrosine-protein kinase isoform X1; this translates as MPTRRWAPGTQCITKCEHSRPKPGELAFRKGDVVTILEACEVSACAAAGARRPDPAHARLPPPAQSKSWYRAKHHASGQEGLLAAGALREREALSADPRLSLMPWFHGKISGPEAVRQLQPPEDGLFLVRESARHPGDYVLCVSFGRDVIHYRVLHRDGRLTIDESACFCNLMDMVEHYSRTKGAICTKLGKPRRKQGTRSAEEELAKAGWLLNLQHLTLGAQIGEGEFGAVLQGEYLGQKVAVKNIRCDVTAQAFLEETAVMTKMRHRNLVRLLGVILHQGLYLVMEHLSKGNLVNFLRTRGRALVSTAQLLQFSLHVAEGMEYLEAKRLVHRDLAARNVLVSEDLVAKVSDFGLAKAERKGLDSSRLPVKWTAPEALRQGRFTSKSDVWSFGVLLWEVFSYGRAPYPKMSLKEVSEAVEKGYRMEPPEGCPGPVHALMGSCWEAEPARRPPFRKLVEKLARELRAAPAPAPAAGGQDPGPSGAPRSQEP
- the MATK gene encoding megakaryocyte-associated tyrosine-protein kinase isoform X2; protein product: MPTRRWAPGTQCITKCEHSRPKPGELAFRKGDVVTILEACESKSWYRAKHHASGQEGLLAAGALREREALSADPRLSLMPWFHGKISGPEAVRQLQPPEDGLFLVRESARHPGDYVLCVSFGRDVIHYRVLHRDGRLTIDESACFCNLMDMVEHYSRTKGAICTKLGKPRRKQGTRSAEEELAKAGWLLNLQHLTLGAQIGEGEFGAVLQGEYLGQKVAVKNIRCDVTAQAFLEETAVMTKMRHRNLVRLLGVILHQGLYLVMEHLSKGNLVNFLRTRGRALVSTAQLLQFSLHVAEGMEYLEAKRLVHRDLAARNVLVSEDLVAKVSDFGLAKAERKGLDSSRLPVKWTAPEALRQGRFTSKSDVWSFGVLLWEVFSYGRAPYPKMSLKEVSEAVEKGYRMEPPEGCPGPVHALMGSCWEAEPARRPPFRKLVEKLARELRAAPAPAPAAGGQDPGPSGAPRSQEP
- the MATK gene encoding megakaryocyte-associated tyrosine-protein kinase isoform X3, translated to MPTSKSWYRAKHHASGQEGLLAAGALREREALSADPRLSLMPWFHGKISGPEAVRQLQPPEDGLFLVRESARHPGDYVLCVSFGRDVIHYRVLHRDGRLTIDESACFCNLMDMVEHYSRTKGAICTKLGKPRRKQGTRSAEEELAKAGWLLNLQHLTLGAQIGEGEFGAVLQGEYLGQKVAVKNIRCDVTAQAFLEETAVMTKMRHRNLVRLLGVILHQGLYLVMEHLSKGNLVNFLRTRGRALVSTAQLLQFSLHVAEGMEYLEAKRLVHRDLAARNVLVSEDLVAKVSDFGLAKAERKGLDSSRLPVKWTAPEALRQGRFTSKSDVWSFGVLLWEVFSYGRAPYPKMSLKEVSEAVEKGYRMEPPEGCPGPVHALMGSCWEAEPARRPPFRKLVEKLARELRAAPAPAPAAGGQDPGPSGAPRSQEP